The following proteins are encoded in a genomic region of Vulpes vulpes isolate BD-2025 chromosome X, VulVul3, whole genome shotgun sequence:
- the MED12 gene encoding mediator of RNA polymerase II transcription subunit 12 isoform X34 gives MNMAVPRTSTSILPSSNFSSIIAEKLRCNTLPDTGRRKPQVNQKDNFWLVTARSQSAINTWFTDLAGTKPLTQLAKKVPIFSKKEEVFGYLAKYTVPVMRAAWLIKMTCAYYAAITETKVKKRHVIDPFMEWTQIITKYLWEQLQKMAEYYRPGPTGSGGCGSTIGPLPHDIEVAIRQWDYNEKLAMFMFQDGMLDRHEFLTWVLECFEKIRPGEDELLKLLLPLLLRYSGEFVQSAYLSRRLAYFCTRRLALQLDGMSTHSSHVISAQSTSTLPTTPAPQPPTSSTPSTPFSDLLMCPQHRPLVFGLSCILQTILLCCPSALVWHYSLTDSRIKTGSPLDHLPIAPSNLPMPEGNSAFTQQVRAKLREIEQQIKERGQAVEVRWSFDKCQEATAGFTIGRVLHTLEVLDSHSFERSDFSNSLDSLCNRIFGLGPSKDGHEISSDDDAVVSLLCEWAVSCKRSGRHRAMVVAKLLEKRQAEIEAERCGESEAADEKGSIASGSLSAPSAPIFQDVLLQFLDTQAPMLTDPRSESERVEFFNLVLLFCELIRHDVFSHNMYTCTLISRGDLAFGAPGPRPPSPFDDPADDSERKETEGSSSSKLEDPGLSESMDIDPSSSVLFEDMEKPDFSLFSPTMPCEGKGSPSPEKPDVEKEVKPPPKEKIEGTLGVLYDQPRHVQYATHFPIPQEESCSHECNQRLVVLFGVGKQRDDARHAIKKITKDILKVLNRKGTAETGGEDGQKRRRNRPEAFPTAEDIFAKFQHLSHYDQHQVTAQVSRNVLEQITSFALGMSYHLPLVQHVQFIFDLMEYSLSISGLIDFAIQLLNELSVVEAELLLKSSDLVGSYTTSLCLCIVAVLRHYHACLILNQDQMAQVFEGLCGVVKHGMNRSDGSSAERCILAYLYDLYTSCSHLKSKFGELFSDFCSKVKNTIYCNVEPSESNMRWAPEFMIDTLENPAAHTFTYTGLGKSLSENPANRYSFVCNALMHVCVGHHDPDRVNDIAILCAELTGYCKSLSAEWLGVLKALCCSSNNGTCGFNDLLCNVDVSDLSFHDSLATFVAILIARQCLLLEDLIRCAAIPSLLNAACSEQDSEPGARLTCRILLHLFKTPQLNPCQSDGNKPTVGIRSSCDRHLLAASQNRIVDGAVFAVLKAVFVLGDAELKGSGFTVTGGTEELPEEEGGGGSGSRRQGGRNISVETASLDVYAKYVLRSICQQEWVGERCLKSLCEDSNDLQDPVLSSAQAQRLMQLICYPHRLLDNEDGENPQRQRIKRILQNLDQWTMRQSSLELQLMIKQTPNNEMNSLLENIAKATIEVFQQSAETGSSSGSTTSNMPSSSKAKPVLSSLERSGVWLVAPLIAKLPTSVQGHVLKAAGEELEKGQHLGSSSRKERDRQKQKSMSLLSQQPFLSLVLTCLKGQDEQREGLLTSLYSQVHQIVNNWRDDQYLDDCKPKQLMHEALKLRLNLVGGMFDTVQRSTQQTTEWAVLLLEIIISGTVDMQSNNELFTTVLDMLSVLINGTLAADMSSISQGSMEENKRAYMNLVKKLRKELGERQSDSLEKVRQLLPLPKQTRDVITCEPQGSLIDTKGNKIAGFDSIFKKEGLQVSTKQKISPWDLFEGLKPSAPLSWGWFGTVRVDRRVARGEEQQRLLLYHTHLRPRPRAYYLEPLPLPPEDEEPPAPTLLEPEKKAPEPPKTDKPGAAPPSTEERKKKSTKGKKRSQPAPKTEDYGMGPGRSGPYGVTVPPDLLHHANPSSISHLSYRQGSIGLYTQNQPLPAGGPRVDPYRPVRLPMQKLPTRPPYTGVLPTTMTGVMGIEPSYKTSVYRQQQPTVPQGQRLRQQLQAKIQSQGILGQSTVHQMTPSSSYGLQTSQGYTPYVSHVGLQQHTGPAGTMVPPSYSSQPYQSTHPSTNPTLVDPTRHLQQRPSGYVHQQAPTYGHGLTSTQRFSHQTLQQAPMIGTMTPLGAQGVQAGVRSASILPEQQQQQQQQQQQQQQQQQQQQQQQQQYHIRQQQQQQILRQQQQQQQQQQQQQQQQQQQQQQQQQQAHQQQQQAAPPQPQPQSQPQFQRQGLQQTQQQQQTAALVRQLQQQLSNTQPQPSTNIFGRY, from the exons ATGAACATGGCAGTGCCAAGAACGTCAACTTCAATCCTGCCAAG TTCCAACTTCAGCAGCATTATTGCAGAGAAGTTACGTTGTAACACTCTCCCTGACACTGGTCGCAGGAAGCCCCAAGTGAACCAGAAGGACAACTTCTGGCTGGTGACTGCACGATCCCAGAGTGCCATTAACACCTGGTTCACTGACCTGGCTGGCACCAAGCCACTCACACAACTAGCCAAAAAG GTCCCCATTTTCAGTAAGAAGGAAGAAGTCTTTGGGTACTTAGCCAAATACACAGTGCCTGTGATGCGGGCCGCCTGGCTCATCAAGATGACCTGTGCCTACTATGCAGCAATTACTGAGACCAAGGTTAAGAAGAGACATGTCATTGACCCCTTCATGG AATGGACTCAGATCATCACCAAGTACTTATGGGAGCAGCTGCAAAAGATGGCTGAATATTACCGTCCAGGGCCCACAGGCAGTGGGGGCTGTGGTTCCACTATAGGGCCCTTGCCCCATGACATAGAGGTGGCTATCCGGCAGTGGGACTACAATGAGAAGCTGGCAATGTTCATGTTTCAG GATGGAATGCTGGACAGACACGAGTTCCTGACCTGGGTACTTGAGTGTTTTGAGAAAATCCGTCCTGGAGAGGATGAATTGCTTAaactgctgctgcccctgctgctccGA TACTCGGGGGAATTTGTTCAGTCTGCATACCTCTCCCGCCGCCTTGCCTACTTCTGTACCCGGAGACTGGCCTTGCAACTGGACGGCATGAGCACTCACTCATCTCACGTTATATCCGCTCAGTCAACAAGCACACTGCCCACCACCCCTGCTCCTCAGCCCCCAACCAGCAGCACACCCTCTACACCCTTTAGTGACCTGCTGATGTGCCCTCAGCACCGGCCCCTGGTTTTTGGCCTCAGCTGTATCCTTCAG ACCATCCTCCTGTGTTGTCCTAGTGCCCTAGTTTGGCACTACTCGCTGACCGACAGCCGCATTAAGACTGGCTCACCACTTGACCACCTGCCTATTGCCCCCTCCAACCTGCCCATGCCAGAGGGCAACAGTGCCTTTACTCAGCAG GTCCGTGCAAAGTTGCGTGAGATCGAGCAGCAGATCAAGGAGCGAGGACAGGCAGTTGAGGTTCGCTGGTCTTTTGATAAGTGCCAGGAAGCTACTGCAG GCTTCACCATTGGACGGGTGCTCCATACTTTGGAAGTGTTGGACAGCCATAGTTTTGAACGCTCTGACTTCAGTAATTCTCTCGACTCCCTTTGTAACCGAATCTTTGGATTGGGGCCTAGCAAGGATGGGCACGAG ATCTCCTCGGATGATGACGCCGTAGTATCATTACTGTGTGAATGGGCTGTCAGCTGCAAGCGTTCTGGTCGGCATCGTGCTATGGTGGTAGCCAAGCTGCTAGAGAAGAGACAGGCTGAGATTGAAGCTGAG CGTTGTGGAGAGTCAGAAGCCGCAGATGAGAAGGGTTCCATTGCCTCTGGATCCCTTTCTGCTCCTAGTGCTCCCATCTTCCAGGATGTCCTCCTGCAGTTTCTGGATACCCAGGCTCCCATGCTGA CGGACCCCCGAAGTGAGAGTGAGCGAGTGGAGTTCTTCAACTTAGTCCTGCTTTTCTGTGAACTGATTCGGCATGATGTTTTCTCACACAACATGTATACTTGCACCCTCATCTCACGGGGGGACTTGGCCTTTGGAGCCCCTGGTCCCCGGCCTCCATCCCCCTTTGATGACCCTGCTGATGACTCAGAGCGCAAGGAGACCGAGGGCAGCAGCAGTAGCAAGCTGGAG gacccagggctcTCAGAGTCCATGGACATTGACCCTAGTTCCAGTGTGCTTTTCGAGGACATGGAGAAACCTGATTTCTCA TTGTTCTCCCCTACTATGCCCTGTGAGGGGAAGGGCAGTCCATCCCCTGAGAAACCAGATGTTGAGAAGGAGGTGAAGCCCCCACCCAAGGAGAAGATAGAAGGGACCCTTGGGGTTCTTTATGACCAGCCACGACATGTGCAGTATGCCACTCACTTTCCCATCCCCCAG GAGGAGTCATGCAGCCATGAGTGCAACCAGCGGTTGGTCGTACTGTTTGGGGTGGGAAAGCAGCGAGATGATGCCCGCCATGCCATCAAGAAAATTACCAAGGATATCCTGAAGGTTCTGAACCGCAAAGGGACAGCAGAAACTG GTGGGGAGGACGGGCAGAAGCGGCGGCGCAACCGGCCTGAAGCCTTCCCCACTGCCGAAGACATCTTTGCTAAGTTCCAGCACCTTTCACATTATGACCAGCACCAGGTCACGGCTCAG GTCTCCCGGAATGTTCTGGAGCAGATCACGAGCTTTGCCCTTGGCATGTCCTATCACTTGCCTCTGGTGCAGCATGTGCAATTCATCTTTGACCTCATGGAATATTCGCTCAGCATCAGTGGCCTCATCGACTTTGCCATCCAG CTACTAAACGAACTGAGCGTGGTTGAGGCCGAGTTGCTCCTCAAGTCCTCGGATCTGGTGGGCAGCTACACCACCAGCCTGTGTCTGTGCATCGTGGCTGTCCTGCGGCACTACCATGCCTGCCTCATCCTCAACCAGGACCAGATGGCACAGGTCTTTGAGGG GCTGTGTGGCGTAGTGAAGCATGGGATGAACCGATCAGATGGCTCCTCTGCAGAACGCTGTATCCTTGCTTATCTCTATGATCTGTACACCTCCTGTAGCCATTTAAAGAGCAAATTTGGGGAGCTCTTCAG CGACTTTTGCTCCAAGGTGAAAAACACTATCTACTGCAACGTGGAGCCCTCAGAATCCAACATGCGCTGGGCACCCGAGTTCATGATCGACACTCTGGAGAACCCTGCAGCTCACACCTTTACCTACACGGGGCTAGGCAAGAGTCTTAGTGAGAACCCCGCTAACCGCTACAGCTTTGTCTGCAATGCCCTTATGCACGTCTGTGTGGGGCACCATGATCCCGATAG GGTGAATGACATCGCAATCCTGTGTGCAGAGCTGACTGGCTATTGCAAGTCACTGAGTGCCGAGTGGCTAGGAGTACTCAAGGCTTTATGCTGCTCCTCTAACAATGGCACTTGTGGTTTCAACGATCTCCTCTGCAATGTAGAT GTCAGTGACCTGTCTTTTCATGACTCTCTGGCTACTTTTGTTGCCATCCTCATCGCTCGGCAATGTCTGCTCCTTGAGGATCTGATTCGCTGTGCTGCCATCCCTTCACTCCTTAATGCCG cctgcAGTGAGCAGGACTCTGAGCCAGGGGCCCGGCTGACCTGCCGCATCCTCCTCCACCTTTTCAAGACGCCTCAACTCAATCCTTGCCAGTCAGATGGAA ACAAGCCTACAGTAGGAATCCGTTCCTCCTGTGACCGCCACCTGCTGGCTGCCTCCCAGAACCGCATCGTGGATGGAGCTGTGTTTGCTGTTCTCAAGGCAGTGTTTGTACTTG GGGATGCGGAACTGAAGGGTTCGGGCTTCACTGTGACAGGAGGAACAGAAGAACttccagaggaggagggaggaggtggcagtGGCAGTCGGAGGCAGGGTGGCCGCAACATCTCTGTGGAGACAGCCAGTCTGGATGTCTATGCCAAGTACGTGCTGCGCAGCATCTGCCAACAG GAATGGGTAGGAGAGCGTTGCCTTAAATCATTGTGCGAGGATAGCAATGACCTGCAAGACCCAGTGTTGAGTAGTGCCCAGGCCCAGCGCCTCATGCAGCTCATCTGCTACCCACATCGGTTGCTGGACAATGAGGACGGGGAGAACCCCCAGCGGCAGCGCATTAAGCGTATTCTGCAG AACTTGGACCAGTGGACCATGCGCCAGTCTTCCTTGGAGCTGCAGCTCATGATCAAGCAGACCCCTAACAAT GAGATGAACTCCCTCTTAGAGAACATCGCCAAGGCCACAATCGAGGTTTTCCAACAGTCAGCAGAGACAGGGTCATCTTCTGGAAGCACCACAAGCAACATGCCCAGCAGCAGCAAAGCAAAGCCGGTGCTCAG CTCTCTGGAGCGCTCTGGTGTGTGGCTGGTCGCCCCCCTCATCGCTAAGCTGCCCACCTCAGTCCAGGGGCATGTGTTAAAGGCAGCTGGAGAGGAGTTGGAGAAAGGCCAGCACCTGGGTTCCTCTTCCCGCAAAGAACGTGACCGACAAAAGCAGAAGAG CATGTCCCTGTTGAGCCAGCAGCCATTCTTATCTTTGGTGCTGACATGTCTGAAAGGGCAGGATGAGCAGCGTGAGGGCCTTCTCACCTCCCTCTATAGCCAGGTGCACCAG ATTGTGAATAATTGGCGGGATGACCAGTACTTAGACGACTGCAAACCAAAGCAGCTAATGCACGAGGCTCTCAAGCTGCGGCTCAATCTG GTGGGGGGTATGTTTGACACGGTGCAGCGCAGTACCCAGCAGACTACGGAGTGGGCTGTGCTCCTCCTGGAGATCATCATCAGCGGCACTGTCGACATGCAGTCCAACAA CGAGCTCTTCACCACGGTGCTGGACATGCTGAGCGTGCTCATCAACGGGACTCTGGCCGCGGACATGTCTAGCATCTCTCAAGGCAGCATGGAGGAGAACAAACGTGCCTACATGAACCTGGTCAAGAAGCTGCGG AAAGAGCTGGGGGAGCGCCAGTCAGACAGTCTGGAAAAAGTTCGCCAGCTGCTGCCACTGCCCAAGCAGACCCGAGACGTCATCACGTGTGAGCCACAGGGCTCCCTCATTGATACCAAGGGCAACAAGATTGCCGGCTTCGATTCCATCTTCAAGAAGGAG GGTCTACAGGTTTCCACCAAACAAAAGATCTCTCCCTGGGATCTTTTTGAGGGCTTGAAGCCATCAGCACCACTCTCTTGGGGATGGTTTGGAACGGTTCGAGTCGACCGGCGAGTGGCCCGAGGAGAGGAACAGCAGCGGTTGCTGCTCTACCACACAcacctgaggccccggccccgtGCCTATTACCTGGAGCCACTTCCACTGCCACCAGAAGATGAGGAGccccctgctcccaccctgcTAGAGCCTGAGAAAAAGGCTCCAGAGCCCCCCAAAACTGACAAACCTGGGGCTGCCCCACCCAGTACAGAGGAACGCAAGAAGAAGTCCACCAAGGGCAAGAAACGCAGCCAGCCAGCCCCCAAGACAGAG GATTATGGAATGGGCCCAGGGAGGAGTGGCCCCTATGGCGTGACGGTGCCTCCGGACCTCCTACACCATGCTAATCCCAGTTCCATATCCCATCTCAGCTACAGGCAGGGCTCCATAGGCCTGTACACCCAGAATCAGCCACTACCTGCAG GTGGCCCTCGCGTGGACCCATACCGCCCTGTGCGGTTGCCAATGCAGAAGCTGCCAACCCGACCACCTTACACTGGAGTGCTGCCCACAACCATGACTGGAGTCATGGGGATAGAACCCTCCTACAAGACCTCTGTGTACCGACAGCAGCAGCCCACCGTGCCCCAAGGACAGCGCCTTCGCCAACAGCTCCAGGCAAAGATA caGAGTCAGGGGATATTGGGACAGTCAACTGTCCATCAGATGACTCCCAGCTCTTCCTACGGTTTGCAGACCTCCCAG ggCTATACTCCTTATGTTTCTCATGTGGGATTGCAGCAACACACAGGCCCTGCAGGTACCATGGTGCCCCCCAGCTACTCCAGCCAGCCTTATCAGAGCACCCACCCTTCTACCAATCCTACTCTTGTAGATCCTACTCGCCACCTGCAACAGCGGCCCAGTGGCTATGTGCACCAGCAGGCCCCAACCTACGGACATGGGCTGACCTCCACCCAAAG